A window of the Candidatus Nitrosotalea okcheonensis genome harbors these coding sequences:
- a CDS encoding NAD(P)-dependent malic enzyme, which produces MSSSRDIAKKSIMYHKRLKGTILLGQKSRRLSIKEIQMIYTPGVAAVSKEVFDHPEKKFVLTSKRNNVAIVTDGTRILGLGNIGPYAAMPVMEGKAMLYKQYARITAFPICLSTTDKKKIIETIIAIEPSFGAINLEDIESPKVLDISQELQKKIPVPVFHDDRHGTSVVALAALLNALKLVKKQLESVKIIVAGAGSAGVGITEILVFAGCKNVIVSDSTGAIYKGRRKNMNQYKNEIAAHTNPKREKGSLEDVIKNADVFIGVSGISNLITKDTVKKMKKDAIVFALTNPEPEIDPVIAKKAGARIVATGSYQFHNRVNNALVFPYIMRAILDHGISKIETEILYAVAVAISNTIPKKQLRYDNIISNVGDLRLQQNISRALKKFYKK; this is translated from the coding sequence CGTCTTAGCATTAAGGAAATTCAGATGATATACACACCAGGTGTTGCAGCAGTATCAAAAGAAGTATTTGATCATCCAGAAAAAAAATTTGTTCTCACATCAAAAAGAAACAATGTAGCAATCGTGACGGATGGAACAAGAATTCTAGGTCTTGGAAACATAGGTCCTTATGCTGCAATGCCTGTAATGGAAGGAAAAGCTATGTTGTACAAACAATATGCAAGAATCACTGCATTTCCAATATGTTTGAGTACAACAGATAAAAAAAAGATAATTGAAACAATAATTGCAATAGAACCATCATTTGGTGCAATAAATTTGGAAGATATTGAATCGCCAAAGGTTCTTGATATTTCACAAGAATTACAAAAAAAAATACCAGTTCCTGTATTTCATGATGACAGACATGGTACATCTGTTGTAGCACTTGCAGCTCTTTTGAATGCACTCAAGCTTGTTAAAAAACAATTAGAGTCTGTCAAGATAATTGTAGCTGGAGCAGGCTCTGCCGGTGTAGGCATAACAGAGATACTCGTATTTGCAGGATGTAAAAATGTGATTGTGTCAGATTCAACAGGGGCAATATACAAAGGTAGAAGAAAAAACATGAACCAGTACAAAAACGAGATTGCTGCACATACCAATCCAAAAAGAGAGAAAGGATCTCTTGAAGATGTTATAAAAAATGCAGATGTCTTCATAGGAGTCTCAGGAATAAGTAATTTGATTACAAAGGATACAGTAAAAAAAATGAAAAAGGATGCAATAGTTTTTGCACTTACCAATCCAGAACCGGAAATTGATCCAGTTATTGCAAAAAAAGCAGGTGCGAGAATTGTTGCTACTGGTAGCTATCAATTTCACAACAGAGTAAACAATGCTCTAGTTTTTCCATACATCATGAGAGCAATCTTGGACCATGGCATATCCAAAATAGAGACAGAAATACTTTATGCCGTAGCCGTAGCAATTTCAAATACAATACCAAAAAAACAATTACGTTATGACAACATCATATCAAATGTAGGAGACCTAAGACTTCAACAAAACATATCCAGAGCATTAAAAAAGTTTTATAAAAAATAA